One stretch of Arachis duranensis cultivar V14167 chromosome 1, aradu.V14167.gnm2.J7QH, whole genome shotgun sequence DNA includes these proteins:
- the LOC107459585 gene encoding gamma-glutamyl peptidase 3, with product MVMNNNGNGRRYGLLQAAKDPEYVKKMYGGYLKVYAEAFGEEGASWDLFRVCEGEFPEISELHKYDGFVVSGSSNDAFGNDYWILKLCFLLQILDAMEKKILGICFGHQVLCRALGGRVGRAKRGWDIGITQVSFAKDRAPLWYLDDHHNMPSSLSIIEIHQDEIFEVPVGANVIASSDKTGVEIFVIEDHILGIQGHPEYNKDILFNLIDRLLGMDKIEKRFAEEVKCRVELGEPDRKCWEKICRNFLKGHHKICD from the exons ATGGTAATGAATAATAATGGAAATGGAAGAAGATATGGTTTGCTTCAAGCAGCAAAGGACCCTGAGTATGTGAAGAAAATGTATGGCGGATACTTGAAGGTGTATGCAGAAGCATTTGGTGAAGAAGGAGCAAGTTGGGATTTGTTTAGAGTGTGTGAAGGAGAGTTTCCTGAGATCAGTGAGCTCCATAAATATGATGGGTTTGTTGTATCAGGTAGTTCAAATGATGCATTTGGTAATGACTATTGGATCCTCAAACTttgcttccttttgcaaatCCTTGATGCCATGGAGAAGAAGATTCTTGGCATTTGCTTTGGTCACCAG gtaCTATGCAGGGCATTGGGTGGAAGGGTTGGGAGAGCAAAAAGAGGTTGGGATATTGGGATAACACAAGTGAGTTTTGCCAAAGATAGAGCTCCATTATGGTACCTTGATGACCATCATAACATGCCATCATCACTCTCCATCATTGAGATACACCAAGATGAGATTTTTGAGGTTCCTGTGGGTGCAAATGTCATAGCTTCCTCAGACAAAACTGGGGTTGAAATATTTGTAATTGAAGATCACATTCTTGGAATTCAAGGTCACCCTGAGTATAACAAAGATATACTATTTAATCTAATTGACCGCCTTCTTGGTATGGACAAGATAGAG AAAAGGTTTGCTGAAGAAGTGAAGTGCCGAGTAGAATTGGGGGAGCCTGATAGGAAGTGTTGGGAAAAGATATGTAGGAACTTTCTCAAGGGACACCACAAAATATGTGACTAA
- the LOC107459530 gene encoding histone-lysine N-methyltransferase ASHR3 isoform X2, which produces MPDLGNLSLSETLALPTPADPPVLTNSLHSANLKNLSPPSNTVVYTRYALRQDGIRIHKTHGTEIKVPAVKAANGDAKGLEDGIREFSQKRNKIGSEDPDLEFSLPFLVGASKMVECLVCHRLVCPGEELCCSVRGCGGIYHINCAKETMGISNPKKFKCSRHACFVCKQKKQLRCVRCTNAFHEKCAPWPEAVVSLQDNPGHAICWRHPSDWRLDGKLEGSTSDIQEVFRRLPVPYVNEDFKIDLTWKEMETKMEPPSYVHIRRNSYLVKKRSDEDDGAGCTSCSSTCSDDCVCRVQCISCSKSCRCSENCGNRPFRKEKKIKLVKTEHCGWGVEAAETINKGEFIIEYIGEVIDDALCEKRLWDMKYGGAQNFYMCEIRKDFTIDATFKGNMARFLNHGCDPNCVLEKWQVDGETRVGVFASRSIETGDPLTYDYRFVQFGPEVKCQCGAPNCRGFLGVKKKIVKLDICWGWGSKRKRTSAACPAIETHV; this is translated from the exons ATGCCCGATTTGGGGAATTTGTCTCTTTCCGAGACTCTAGCTCTCCCCACCCCCGCAGACCCTCCTGTCTTAACCAATTCTCTCCACTCAGCCAACCTCAAAAACCTATCGCCACCATCCAACACCGTTGTTTACACGCGCTATGCTCTTCGGCAAGATGGCATTCGCATCCACAAAACTCACGGAACCGAGATTAAGGTTCCTGCCGTCAAAGCAGCTAATGGTGACGCCAAGGGTTTGGAGGATGGAATCAGAGAGTTCTCTCAGAAGAGGAACAAGATTGGCTCCGAGGATCCCGATCTTGAATTCTCACTTCCCTTCCTCGTTGGCGCTTCCAAAATG GTTGAATGCCTTGTTTGCCATCGTCTAGTGTGCCCAGGGGAGGAGCTATGTTGTTCTGTTCGTGGCTGTGGGGGAATCTACCATATCAATTGTGCAAAAGAAACTATGGGGATCTCGAATCCAAAAAAATTCAAGTGCTCACGACAT GCATGCTTTGTCTGCAAACAAAAGAAGCAGTTGCGGTGTGTGCGTTGTACAAACGCATTTCATGAAAAATGTGCCCCATGGCCAGAGGCTGTGGTGAGCCTACAGGACAATCCTGGACATGCTATTTGTTGGAGGCATCCTTCTGATTGGCGATTGGATGGGAAG CTTGAAGGTTCCACAAGTGACATACAG GAAGTATTTCGTCGGTTGCCTGTTCCATATGTCAATGAGGATTTCAAGATTGATCTTACATGGAAAGAGATGGAGACTAAGATGGAACCACCATCATATGTGCATATAAGGCGCA ATTCCTACTTAGTCAAGAAGCGTAGTGACGAAGATGATGGTGCGGGGTGTACCAGTTGCAGCTCTACCTGTTCGGATGATTGTGTGTGCAG GGTTCAATGCATAAGTTGCTCAAAGTCATGTCGCTGCTCAGAAAATTGCGGTAATAGGCCATTTCGCAAGGAGAAAAAGATTAAGCTGGTCAAG ACTGAACATTGTGGATGGGGAGTAGAGGCAGCTGAAACCATCAACAAAGGCGAATTCATAATTGAGTATATTGGAGAAG TCATTGATGATGCTTTATGTGAAAAAAGGCTTTGGGACATGAAATACGGGGGTGCACAGAATTTTTACATGTGTGAGATTCGTAAAGATTTTACTATAGATGCAACCTTCAAAGGAAATATGGCTCGCTTCTTAAACCATGGTTGTGATCCCAACTGTGTTCTCGAGAAGTG GCAAGTAGATGGTGAAACGCGGGTTGGTGTATTTGCTTCCCGTTCAATAGAAACGGGAGATCCCTTAACATATGATTACAG ATTTGTGCAATTTGGACCTGAGGTAAAATGTCAATGTGGTGCCCCAAATTGTCGAGGGTTTTTAGgggtgaaaaagaaaattgtgaAGTTAGATATTTGTTGGGGTTGGGGATCAAAGCGTAAGAGAACTTCAGCTGCATGTCCTGCCATAGAAACACATGTATGA
- the LOC107459530 gene encoding histone-lysine N-methyltransferase ASHR3 isoform X1 → MPDLGNLSLSETLALPTPADPPVLTNSLHSANLKNLSPPSNTVVYTRYALRQDGIRIHKTHGTEIKVPAVKAANGDAKGLEDGIREFSQKRNKIGSEDPDLEFSLPFLVGASKMVQFNFFSLKSVDFAMNTGGIRIYFCVLVQVECLVCHRLVCPGEELCCSVRGCGGIYHINCAKETMGISNPKKFKCSRHACFVCKQKKQLRCVRCTNAFHEKCAPWPEAVVSLQDNPGHAICWRHPSDWRLDGKLEGSTSDIQEVFRRLPVPYVNEDFKIDLTWKEMETKMEPPSYVHIRRNSYLVKKRSDEDDGAGCTSCSSTCSDDCVCRVQCISCSKSCRCSENCGNRPFRKEKKIKLVKTEHCGWGVEAAETINKGEFIIEYIGEVIDDALCEKRLWDMKYGGAQNFYMCEIRKDFTIDATFKGNMARFLNHGCDPNCVLEKWQVDGETRVGVFASRSIETGDPLTYDYRFVQFGPEVKCQCGAPNCRGFLGVKKKIVKLDICWGWGSKRKRTSAACPAIETHV, encoded by the exons ATGCCCGATTTGGGGAATTTGTCTCTTTCCGAGACTCTAGCTCTCCCCACCCCCGCAGACCCTCCTGTCTTAACCAATTCTCTCCACTCAGCCAACCTCAAAAACCTATCGCCACCATCCAACACCGTTGTTTACACGCGCTATGCTCTTCGGCAAGATGGCATTCGCATCCACAAAACTCACGGAACCGAGATTAAGGTTCCTGCCGTCAAAGCAGCTAATGGTGACGCCAAGGGTTTGGAGGATGGAATCAGAGAGTTCTCTCAGAAGAGGAACAAGATTGGCTCCGAGGATCCCGATCTTGAATTCTCACTTCCCTTCCTCGTTGGCGCTTCCAAAATGGTacaattcaatttcttttcccTGAAGTCTGTAGATTTTGCTATGAACACTGGGGGGATTAGAATCTACTTCTGTGTATTGGTTCAGGTTGAATGCCTTGTTTGCCATCGTCTAGTGTGCCCAGGGGAGGAGCTATGTTGTTCTGTTCGTGGCTGTGGGGGAATCTACCATATCAATTGTGCAAAAGAAACTATGGGGATCTCGAATCCAAAAAAATTCAAGTGCTCACGACAT GCATGCTTTGTCTGCAAACAAAAGAAGCAGTTGCGGTGTGTGCGTTGTACAAACGCATTTCATGAAAAATGTGCCCCATGGCCAGAGGCTGTGGTGAGCCTACAGGACAATCCTGGACATGCTATTTGTTGGAGGCATCCTTCTGATTGGCGATTGGATGGGAAG CTTGAAGGTTCCACAAGTGACATACAG GAAGTATTTCGTCGGTTGCCTGTTCCATATGTCAATGAGGATTTCAAGATTGATCTTACATGGAAAGAGATGGAGACTAAGATGGAACCACCATCATATGTGCATATAAGGCGCA ATTCCTACTTAGTCAAGAAGCGTAGTGACGAAGATGATGGTGCGGGGTGTACCAGTTGCAGCTCTACCTGTTCGGATGATTGTGTGTGCAG GGTTCAATGCATAAGTTGCTCAAAGTCATGTCGCTGCTCAGAAAATTGCGGTAATAGGCCATTTCGCAAGGAGAAAAAGATTAAGCTGGTCAAG ACTGAACATTGTGGATGGGGAGTAGAGGCAGCTGAAACCATCAACAAAGGCGAATTCATAATTGAGTATATTGGAGAAG TCATTGATGATGCTTTATGTGAAAAAAGGCTTTGGGACATGAAATACGGGGGTGCACAGAATTTTTACATGTGTGAGATTCGTAAAGATTTTACTATAGATGCAACCTTCAAAGGAAATATGGCTCGCTTCTTAAACCATGGTTGTGATCCCAACTGTGTTCTCGAGAAGTG GCAAGTAGATGGTGAAACGCGGGTTGGTGTATTTGCTTCCCGTTCAATAGAAACGGGAGATCCCTTAACATATGATTACAG ATTTGTGCAATTTGGACCTGAGGTAAAATGTCAATGTGGTGCCCCAAATTGTCGAGGGTTTTTAGgggtgaaaaagaaaattgtgaAGTTAGATATTTGTTGGGGTTGGGGATCAAAGCGTAAGAGAACTTCAGCTGCATGTCCTGCCATAGAAACACATGTATGA
- the LOC107460659 gene encoding uncharacterized protein LOC107460659, whose translation MVQLAIELSEFDLKYETWTAIKSQCLTDFVAEYAGDQKEASTTWELYVDGSSNKVGSGAGITLVNKEGIQIEVSLKFEFPASNNQAEYEAFIAWLKLAEEVGATKIVVFSDSQVATSQINGEYQAKDSNMKKYLDITLEHLRWFSETEVKHVTQDLNSRADALSKLASTKPGGNNRSLIQETL comes from the coding sequence ATGGTTCAATTGGCCATAGAGTTATCCGAGTTCGACCTTAAGTACGAAACTTGGACTGCAATTAAATCCCAATGCCTCACTGACTTCGTAGCGGAATATGCAGGAGATCAAAAGGAAGCCTCAACAACATGGGAGCTATACGTGGATGGCTCTTCCAACAAGGTCggaagcggtgcaggcataACACTAGTCAACAAAGAGGGAATACAAATAGAAGTTTCCCTCAAGTTTGAATTTCCAGCTTctaacaaccaggcagaatatgaagcctttaTCGCCTGGTTGAAGCTGGCGGAGGAAGTCGGTGCAACCAAAATAGTGGTCTTTAGCGACTCTCAGGTGGCAACCTCTCAAATCAATGGAGAGTACCAGGCTAAAGATTCCAATATGAAGAAGTACTTAGACATAACTCTGGAACATCTCAGGTGGTTCTCGGAGACTGAGGTCAAACACGTAACTCAAGATCTCAATAGCAGAGCAGACGCCCTTTCAAAGTTAGCAAGTACTAAACCAGGAGGGAATAATAGAAGTCTAATCCAAGAAACTCTCTAA